The Erythrolamprus reginae isolate rEryReg1 chromosome 5, rEryReg1.hap1, whole genome shotgun sequence genome window below encodes:
- the TM4SF4 gene encoding transmembrane 4 L6 family member 4 yields MCCGGCAKCVGVTLIPLTILCVLANILLFFPGGTIEISEHISDEVWYLGGILGSGVLILFPALVFLGLKNNDCCGCCGNESCGKRFAMFSSIIFAAVGIVGAGYNFVVSVVAFNRGPKCEVNEGNSSQWKYPFDNGNYLTNQTLWDSCKSPESIVPWNLTLFSLLLIMSGIQLVLCAIQAINGLFGTICGDCKCCGCCGGNGTV; encoded by the exons ATGTGTTGCGGAGGGTGTGCCAAGTGTGTTGGAGTTACACTCATTCCTTTAACTATACTATGCGTTCTTGCCAATATTCTGTTATTTTTTCCTGGAGGAACAATTGAAATTAGTGAGCATATTTCAGATGAAGTTTGGTACCTTGGAGGAATTTTGGGTTCTGGTGTACTG ATCTTGTTTCCTGCTTTGGTCTTTTTGGGTCTTAAGAATAATGATTGTTGTGGATGCTGTGGAAATGAAAGCTGTGGAAAAAGATTTGCG ATGTTTAGTTCTATAATATTTGCAGCAGTTGGAATTGTGGGAGCTGGATACAATTTTGTTGTGTCAGTTGTGGCTTTCAACAGAGGCCCGAAGTGTGAAGTTAATGAAGGCAATAGTAGCCAATGGAAGTATCCATTTGATAATGG GAATTACCTTACGAATCAAACATTATGGGATAGCTGCAAGTCCCCAGAATCCATTGTGCCCTGGAATCTGACACTCTTCTCTCTGCTTTTGATAATGAGTGGAATTCAACTGGTCTTGTGTGCCATTCAGGCAATTAATGGTCTCTTTGGAACTATCTGTGGAGACTGCAAATGTTGTGGATGCTGTGGG gGAAATGGAACAGTTTAA